The Rhinolophus ferrumequinum isolate MPI-CBG mRhiFer1 chromosome 13 unlocalized genomic scaffold, mRhiFer1_v1.p Super_scaffold_3, whole genome shotgun sequence genome window below encodes:
- the C13H2orf92 gene encoding uncharacterized protein C2orf92 homolog isoform X3, with protein sequence MVKLRGAGALLFVLFLDCWQCADMHQPFPPVEGSNADRSPSSKNLEEGMAKIFDEILLQVFSSITFDESRRTAGKSMTKRATEERSNADRSPSSKNLEEGMAKIFENNPTNDENHNPPHVENILQTLQRTVGHISEERKRKAPSLFNRAVSEPLTTVDQGRVKPDTLRQT encoded by the exons ATGGTAAAGCTGAGAGGAGCAGGGGCCCTCTTATTTGTCCTCTTCCTGGACTGTTGGCAGTGTGCAGACATGCATCAGCCTTTCCCACCGGTCGAAG GGTCAAATGCTGACCGTTCACCAAGTTCAAAAAATCTGGAGGAAGGTATGGCTAAAATATTTG ATGAAATTCTCCTGCAAGTTTTTTCCAGTATTACCTTTGATGAGTCAAGAAGAACAGCAGGCAAATCAATGACAAAGAGAGCCACAGAAGAAA GGTCAAATGCTGACCGTTCACCAAGTTCAAAAAATCTGGAGGAAGGTATGGCTAAAATATTTG aaaATAATCCCACAAATGATGAAAACCATAACCCACCACATGTGGAAAACATTCTTCAAACTCTCCAAAGAACCGTAG GTCACATttcagaggagaggaagaggaaggcacCCTCTCTATTCAACAGGGCTGTAAGCGAGCCGTTAACTACAGTGGATCAAGGAAGAGTAAAGCCAG ATACTCTCCGGCAAACATAA
- the C13H2orf92 gene encoding uncharacterized protein C2orf92 homolog isoform X4, with amino-acid sequence MVKLRGAGALLFVLFLDCWQCADMHQPFPPVEGSNADRSPSSKNLEEGMAKIFDEILLQVFSSITFDESRRTAGKSMTKRATEERSNADRSPSSKNLEEENNPTNDENHNPPHVENILQTLQRTVGHISEERKRKAPSLFNRAVSEPLTTVDQGRVKPDTLRQT; translated from the exons ATGGTAAAGCTGAGAGGAGCAGGGGCCCTCTTATTTGTCCTCTTCCTGGACTGTTGGCAGTGTGCAGACATGCATCAGCCTTTCCCACCGGTCGAAG GGTCAAATGCTGACCGTTCACCAAGTTCAAAAAATCTGGAGGAAGGTATGGCTAAAATATTTG ATGAAATTCTCCTGCAAGTTTTTTCCAGTATTACCTTTGATGAGTCAAGAAGAACAGCAGGCAAATCAATGACAAAGAGAGCCACAGAAGAAA GGTCAAATGCTGACCGTTCACCAAGTTCAAAAAATCTGGAGGAAG aaaATAATCCCACAAATGATGAAAACCATAACCCACCACATGTGGAAAACATTCTTCAAACTCTCCAAAGAACCGTAG GTCACATttcagaggagaggaagaggaaggcacCCTCTCTATTCAACAGGGCTGTAAGCGAGCCGTTAACTACAGTGGATCAAGGAAGAGTAAAGCCAG ATACTCTCCGGCAAACATAA
- the C13H2orf92 gene encoding uncharacterized protein C2orf92 homolog isoform X1 produces the protein MVKLRGAGALLFVLFLDCWQCADMHQPFPPVEGSNADRSPSSKNLEEGMAKIFDEILLQVFSSITFDESRRTAGKSMTKRATEERSNADRSPSSKNLEEGMAKIFDEILLQMFSNVPFHETRRTAGKSMTRRAMEEKNNPTNDENHNPPHVENILQTLQRTVGHISEERKRKAPSLFNRAVSEPLTTVDQGRVKPDTLRQT, from the exons ATGGTAAAGCTGAGAGGAGCAGGGGCCCTCTTATTTGTCCTCTTCCTGGACTGTTGGCAGTGTGCAGACATGCATCAGCCTTTCCCACCGGTCGAAG GGTCAAATGCTGACCGTTCACCAAGTTCAAAAAATCTGGAGGAAGGTATGGCTAAAATATTTG ATGAAATTCTCCTGCAAGTTTTTTCCAGTATTACCTTTGATGAGTCAAGAAGAACAGCAGGCAAATCAATGACAAAGAGAGCCACAGAAGAAA GGTCAAATGCTGACCGTTCACCAAGTTCAAAAAATCTGGAGGAAGGTATGGCTAAAATATTTG ATGAAATTCTCCTGCAGATGTTTTCCAATGTTCCCTTTCATGAGACAAGAAGAACAGCAGGCAAATCAATGACAAGGAGAGCCATGGAAGAAA aaaATAATCCCACAAATGATGAAAACCATAACCCACCACATGTGGAAAACATTCTTCAAACTCTCCAAAGAACCGTAG GTCACATttcagaggagaggaagaggaaggcacCCTCTCTATTCAACAGGGCTGTAAGCGAGCCGTTAACTACAGTGGATCAAGGAAGAGTAAAGCCAG ATACTCTCCGGCAAACATAA
- the C13H2orf92 gene encoding uncharacterized protein C2orf92 homolog isoform X2, whose amino-acid sequence MVKLRGAGALLFVLFLDCWQCADMHQPFPPVEGSNADRSPSSKNLEEDEILLQVFSSITFDESRRTAGKSMTKRATEERSNADRSPSSKNLEEGMAKIFDEILLQMFSNVPFHETRRTAGKSMTRRAMEEKNNPTNDENHNPPHVENILQTLQRTVGHISEERKRKAPSLFNRAVSEPLTTVDQGRVKPDTLRQT is encoded by the exons ATGGTAAAGCTGAGAGGAGCAGGGGCCCTCTTATTTGTCCTCTTCCTGGACTGTTGGCAGTGTGCAGACATGCATCAGCCTTTCCCACCGGTCGAAG GGTCAAATGCTGACCGTTCACCAAGTTCAAAAAATCTGGAGGAAG ATGAAATTCTCCTGCAAGTTTTTTCCAGTATTACCTTTGATGAGTCAAGAAGAACAGCAGGCAAATCAATGACAAAGAGAGCCACAGAAGAAA GGTCAAATGCTGACCGTTCACCAAGTTCAAAAAATCTGGAGGAAGGTATGGCTAAAATATTTG ATGAAATTCTCCTGCAGATGTTTTCCAATGTTCCCTTTCATGAGACAAGAAGAACAGCAGGCAAATCAATGACAAGGAGAGCCATGGAAGAAA aaaATAATCCCACAAATGATGAAAACCATAACCCACCACATGTGGAAAACATTCTTCAAACTCTCCAAAGAACCGTAG GTCACATttcagaggagaggaagaggaaggcacCCTCTCTATTCAACAGGGCTGTAAGCGAGCCGTTAACTACAGTGGATCAAGGAAGAGTAAAGCCAG ATACTCTCCGGCAAACATAA